The following are encoded in a window of Salinigranum halophilum genomic DNA:
- a CDS encoding 30S ribosomal protein S7, whose protein sequence is MSDAEAPEPESPADSEEARSNALLFGVWDVSEIEYTDPSTKRYIAVTPIAHTMGRHASKQFKKSEISVVERLINRLMQTEDNTGHKQKTMKIVREAFEIIHERTEENPVQVLVTAIQNAAPREETVRLKYGGISVPQAVDVAPQRRVDQALKFIAEGTKRGSYKSKQSAAEALATVLIGAADYDMQSYAISQKEERERVAAAAR, encoded by the coding sequence ATGAGCGACGCGGAAGCCCCCGAGCCGGAGTCCCCTGCCGACAGCGAGGAGGCGCGTTCGAACGCCCTCCTGTTCGGCGTCTGGGACGTCTCCGAGATCGAGTACACTGACCCGTCGACGAAGCGATACATCGCGGTGACCCCCATCGCCCACACGATGGGCCGCCACGCCTCGAAACAGTTCAAGAAGTCCGAGATCAGTGTCGTCGAGCGGCTCATCAACCGTCTGATGCAGACCGAAGACAACACGGGTCACAAGCAGAAGACGATGAAGATCGTCCGTGAGGCGTTCGAGATCATCCACGAGCGCACCGAGGAGAACCCGGTGCAGGTGCTCGTGACCGCGATTCAGAACGCCGCACCCCGCGAGGAGACCGTCCGCCTGAAGTACGGTGGCATCTCCGTCCCGCAGGCCGTCGACGTCGCCCCCCAGCGCCGTGTCGACCAGGCGCTGAAGTTCATCGCCGAGGGCACGAAGCGCGGCTCGTACAAGTCGAAACAGAGCGCCGCCGAGGCGCTCGCCACCGTCCTCATCGGCGCGGCCGACTACGACATGCAGTCGTACGCCATCAGCCAGAAGGAAGAGCGCGAGCGCGTCGCCGCCGCCGCCCGCTAA
- a CDS encoding DUF5781 family protein — translation MDIRVLGSAPPDPFLSAADLFETEFSLELPVRVHVRGDPDERTWAGHYPDHHVLNISQQAATSAMARELALHELAHMARYEESHPSHVQQTEEALFLALAGRSVERRKLAHCYQIANHMKDIYADDLTLSVAPAEKLVLFFESQLAAALSDRPAAPRPDSRRISPAADPEITAVNAAFALALCERHDLLEPGHRLYDLAHAAADDAPEVGLDRFKSHFASLADDPTASDYRKALVDVTRDYCIREQQAAD, via the coding sequence ATGGATATCCGAGTACTGGGCTCCGCCCCGCCGGACCCGTTTCTGAGTGCGGCCGACCTGTTCGAGACCGAGTTCTCCCTCGAGTTGCCCGTGCGCGTCCACGTGCGCGGTGACCCCGACGAGCGGACCTGGGCGGGCCACTACCCCGACCACCACGTCCTCAACATCTCCCAGCAGGCGGCGACCAGTGCGATGGCGCGCGAACTCGCCCTCCACGAACTCGCCCACATGGCGCGCTACGAGGAGTCACACCCCTCTCACGTCCAACAGACCGAGGAGGCGCTCTTCCTCGCGCTCGCGGGGCGCTCCGTCGAACGGCGAAAGCTCGCGCACTGTTATCAGATCGCGAATCACATGAAGGACATCTACGCCGACGACCTCACGCTCTCGGTCGCGCCCGCGGAGAAACTCGTGCTCTTCTTCGAGTCACAACTCGCGGCGGCACTGTCGGACCGACCGGCGGCCCCCCGCCCCGACTCCCGGCGTATCTCCCCGGCCGCCGACCCCGAAATCACCGCCGTGAACGCGGCCTTCGCGCTCGCGCTCTGTGAGCGTCACGACCTCCTCGAACCGGGCCACCGCCTCTACGACCTCGCGCACGCCGCCGCCGACGACGCGCCCGAGGTGGGGCTCGACCGGTTCAAATCGCACTTCGCGTCACTCGCCGACGACCCCACCGCGAGCGACTATCGGAAGGCGCTGGTCGACGTCACCCGCGACTACTGCATCCGCGAACAGCAGGCCGCGGACTGA
- a CDS encoding elongation factor EF-2, translated as MGRRKKIVQECEKLMDKPENIRNIAIAAHVDHGKTTLSDNLLAGAGMISDETAGQQLAMDTKEDEQERGITIDAANVSMTHEWNDQNHLINLIDTPGHVDFGGDVTRAMRAVDGALVVVDAVEGAMPQTETVVRQALREGVKPALFINKVDRLINELQEGPQEMQERLLDVISDVNELIRGMTQDYEDRDWTVSVEDGTVAFGSALYKWGVSAPSMAETGVGFSEVIEMERNDQRQELHEQTPLSDVVLDMVAEHFPNPLEAQPRRIPTIWRGDSESELAIQMRDVDDDGEVVFMATDISMDPHAGEIATGRVFSGTIRKGQELYVSGTAGKNRVQSVGVFMGGEREELDRGVPAGNIAAVTGLRDAIAGSTVSSVEMTPFESIEHISEPVITKSVEATRMDDLPKLIQTLQQVAKEDPTIRVEINEDTGEHLISGQGELHLEVITQRIQKNQGIPVNTGEPIVVYREAPTQESREVEGVSPNRHNKFYITVEPLSEDIVDAIKLGDVAMDMPELERREALQELGMDKDTSQDVEHMFGTNILIDDTKGIQHLNETMELVVEGMEEALEDGPLAGEPVQGALLRLHDARLHEDTIHRGPAQVIPAVREAVHRALIDGEVRLLEPIQDVRIDVPSEYMGSASGEIQGRRGRVDDMYQEGDLMVIEGIAPVEEMIGFSSDIRSATEGRASWNTENAGFRVLADNLQTEKITEIRERKGMKLELPPSVDYI; from the coding sequence ATGGGCCGACGAAAGAAGATCGTACAAGAGTGCGAGAAGCTGATGGACAAACCGGAGAACATCCGGAACATCGCCATCGCTGCGCACGTCGACCACGGGAAGACGACGCTCTCCGACAACCTCCTCGCGGGCGCCGGCATGATCTCCGACGAGACGGCCGGCCAGCAGCTCGCGATGGACACGAAGGAGGACGAGCAAGAACGCGGAATCACCATCGACGCGGCGAACGTCTCGATGACCCACGAGTGGAACGACCAGAACCACCTCATCAACCTCATCGACACGCCGGGCCACGTCGACTTCGGTGGCGACGTGACGCGGGCGATGCGCGCCGTCGACGGCGCGCTCGTCGTCGTCGACGCCGTCGAGGGCGCGATGCCGCAGACCGAGACGGTCGTCCGGCAGGCGCTCCGCGAGGGCGTCAAGCCGGCGCTGTTCATCAACAAGGTCGACCGCCTCATCAACGAGCTCCAGGAAGGGCCTCAGGAGATGCAAGAGCGGCTCCTCGACGTCATCTCCGACGTCAACGAGCTCATCCGCGGGATGACCCAGGACTACGAGGACCGAGACTGGACCGTGTCGGTCGAAGACGGCACCGTCGCGTTCGGGTCCGCCCTCTACAAGTGGGGTGTCTCCGCGCCCTCGATGGCCGAGACCGGCGTCGGCTTCTCGGAGGTCATCGAGATGGAGCGCAACGACCAGCGGCAGGAACTGCACGAGCAGACGCCGCTGTCGGACGTCGTGCTCGACATGGTCGCCGAGCACTTCCCCAACCCGCTCGAAGCACAGCCACGCCGTATCCCGACCATCTGGCGCGGTGACTCCGAGTCGGAACTCGCCATCCAGATGCGCGACGTCGACGACGACGGCGAAGTCGTCTTCATGGCGACGGACATCTCGATGGACCCCCACGCGGGCGAAATCGCGACGGGTCGCGTCTTCTCCGGGACCATCCGCAAGGGCCAGGAGCTGTACGTCTCCGGTACCGCTGGCAAGAACCGCGTTCAATCAGTGGGCGTGTTCATGGGCGGCGAGCGCGAGGAACTCGACCGTGGTGTCCCCGCCGGGAACATCGCGGCCGTCACCGGCCTGCGCGACGCTATCGCCGGCTCCACGGTTTCGAGCGTGGAGATGACGCCGTTCGAGTCCATCGAGCACATCTCCGAGCCGGTCATCACCAAGAGCGTCGAGGCGACGCGCATGGACGACCTGCCGAAGCTCATCCAGACGCTCCAGCAGGTCGCGAAGGAAGACCCGACCATCCGCGTGGAGATCAACGAGGACACCGGCGAGCACCTCATCTCCGGGCAGGGTGAACTCCACCTCGAGGTCATCACCCAGCGTATCCAGAAGAACCAGGGCATCCCGGTCAACACCGGTGAGCCCATCGTCGTCTACCGCGAGGCCCCGACGCAGGAGTCCCGCGAGGTCGAGGGCGTCTCGCCGAACCGTCACAACAAGTTCTACATCACCGTCGAGCCCCTCTCGGAGGACATCGTCGACGCCATCAAGCTCGGCGACGTCGCGATGGACATGCCCGAACTGGAGCGCCGTGAGGCGCTGCAGGAACTCGGCATGGACAAGGACACGTCCCAGGACGTCGAGCACATGTTCGGGACGAACATCCTCATCGACGACACGAAGGGTATCCAGCACCTCAACGAGACGATGGAACTCGTCGTCGAGGGGATGGAAGAGGCGCTCGAGGACGGTCCGCTCGCCGGCGAGCCGGTCCAGGGTGCGCTGCTTCGCCTCCACGACGCCCGACTCCACGAGGACACCATCCACCGCGGTCCCGCACAGGTCATCCCGGCCGTTCGCGAGGCCGTCCACCGCGCGCTCATCGACGGCGAGGTCCGCCTCCTCGAGCCGATCCAGGACGTCCGTATCGACGTCCCCTCGGAGTACATGGGCTCCGCCTCGGGCGAGATTCAGGGCCGCCGCGGCCGCGTCGACGACATGTACCAGGAGGGCGACCTCATGGTCATCGAGGGCATCGCGCCCGTCGAGGAGATGATCGGCTTCTCCTCGGACATCCGCTCGGCCACCGAGGGCCGTGCCTCCTGGAACACGGAGAACGCCGGCTTCCGCGTCCTCGCGGACAACCTCCAGACGGAGAAGATCACGGAGATCCGCGAGCGGAAGGGCATGAAGCTCGAACTGCCGCCCTCCGTCGACTACATCTAA
- a CDS encoding amino acid-binding protein, giving the protein MTEATSEPDEAGEADAPRQEPETDGGERPQAHTVRLELADEPGQLLAALKPIADNGGNLLSIFHERGNITPRGRIPVEVDLECPPDRFEGIVDALRGEGINVIQAGAERYGEELSILLVGHLVDTDLSDTLHRIEESTAASLSDLSLSAPEGTDEPSSARLRLATRPGQTEAALESVREIAAEKELNVIEPLTEGAK; this is encoded by the coding sequence GTGACCGAAGCCACGAGCGAACCCGACGAGGCCGGCGAGGCCGACGCGCCCCGTCAGGAGCCCGAGACCGACGGCGGGGAGCGCCCACAGGCACACACCGTCCGTCTGGAGCTCGCCGACGAGCCGGGACAGTTGCTCGCCGCGCTCAAACCCATCGCGGACAACGGCGGGAATCTCCTCTCGATCTTCCACGAGCGGGGGAACATCACTCCGCGCGGGCGGATTCCCGTCGAGGTCGACCTCGAGTGCCCACCGGACCGCTTCGAGGGTATCGTCGACGCACTGCGGGGTGAGGGAATCAACGTCATCCAGGCCGGAGCGGAACGCTACGGCGAAGAGCTGAGCATCCTGCTCGTCGGTCACCTCGTGGATACGGACCTCTCGGATACGCTCCACCGCATCGAGGAGTCGACGGCAGCGTCGCTGTCGGACCTGTCGCTGTCGGCCCCGGAAGGGACCGACGAGCCCTCGAGCGCGCGGCTTCGACTGGCGACGCGACCCGGCCAGACCGAAGCGGCACTCGAGTCCGTCCGGGAGATCGCGGCCGAGAAGGAGCTGAACGTCATCGAACCGCTCACGGAGGGCGCGAAATGA
- a CDS encoding homoserine dehydrogenase, whose amino-acid sequence MSLRLAVLGAGAVGGSVVELAAEYGHDVVAFADSSSGVVDSDGVEGEAALTRKNREGVVGDADPDDVLSADYDVLVEATPTTLGDAEPGFSHCLHALERDRHVVLANKGPVAERYADLRAAERDSAGDVLFEATVGGAMPVLSTIADYGPAHISAARGVLNGTANFVLSRMAAEGLGYEHVLAEAQDLGVAEADPSFDVEGTDAALKCVILANVLSEARGGDVFSLDDAEVSGIKDIPGSALDLATEDGRTIRLIGEATPERVRVGPRLVPQHGALAVTGTQNIVQFETEHAGQLNVSGRGAGGPETATAVLADVTRLDR is encoded by the coding sequence ATGAGCCTGCGACTCGCCGTGCTCGGTGCGGGTGCCGTCGGCGGCAGCGTCGTCGAACTCGCCGCGGAGTACGGCCACGACGTGGTCGCTTTCGCCGACTCCTCCTCGGGCGTCGTCGACAGCGACGGTGTCGAGGGTGAAGCCGCGTTAACGCGGAAGAACCGCGAGGGCGTCGTCGGCGACGCCGACCCCGACGACGTGCTGTCGGCCGACTACGACGTCCTCGTCGAGGCGACGCCGACGACCCTCGGTGACGCCGAGCCCGGCTTCTCGCACTGTCTGCACGCGCTCGAACGCGACCGCCACGTCGTGCTCGCGAACAAAGGGCCGGTCGCCGAGCGCTACGCGGACCTCCGGGCTGCCGAACGAGACAGCGCCGGTGACGTGCTGTTCGAGGCGACCGTCGGCGGGGCGATGCCCGTCCTCTCGACGATCGCCGACTACGGTCCGGCACACATCTCCGCCGCCCGCGGCGTCCTCAACGGGACGGCGAACTTCGTCCTCTCGCGGATGGCCGCGGAAGGACTGGGCTACGAGCACGTCCTCGCGGAGGCACAGGACCTCGGGGTCGCCGAGGCGGACCCCTCCTTCGACGTGGAGGGGACCGACGCGGCGCTGAAGTGCGTCATCCTCGCGAACGTCCTCAGCGAGGCACGCGGCGGTGACGTCTTCAGTCTCGACGACGCCGAGGTGTCGGGTATCAAGGACATCCCCGGGAGCGCGCTCGACCTCGCGACGGAGGACGGGCGGACCATCCGCCTCATCGGCGAGGCGACGCCCGAGCGCGTGCGCGTCGGGCCGCGACTCGTCCCACAGCACGGCGCGCTCGCGGTGACGGGAACGCAGAACATCGTCCAGTTCGAGACCGAACACGCAGGGCAGCTCAACGTGAGCGGCCGCGGCGCGGGCGGACCGGAGACGGCGACGGCCGTCCTCGCGGACGTCACGCGACTGGACCGGTAA
- the tuf gene encoding translation elongation factor EF-1 subunit alpha, whose amino-acid sequence MSDKPHQNLAIIGHVDHGKSTLVGRLLFETGSVPEHVIEQYREEAEEKGKGGFEFAYVMDNLAEERERGVTIDIAHQEFDTDEYYFTIVDCPGHRDFVKNMITGASQADNAVLVVAADDGVAPQTREHVFLARTLGINELIIAVNKMDVVDYSEDTYGEVKEEVQKLLKQVRFKSDDATFVPISAFEGDNIAERTGNMSWYDGPILLEALNDLPKPEPPTDAPLRLPIQDVYTISGIGTVPVGRIETGTLNPGDNVSFQPSDVGGEVKTVEMHHEEVPQAGPGDNVGFNVRGVGKDDIRRGDVCGPADDPPTVAETFKAQIVVMQHPSVITAGYTPVFHAHTAQVACTIEAIDQKINPKTGEVAEENPDFIKSGDAAVVTVRPQKPLSIEPSGEIPELGSFAIRDMGQTIAAGKVLEVNER is encoded by the coding sequence ATGAGTGACAAACCGCATCAGAACCTGGCCATTATCGGCCACGTTGACCACGGAAAGAGTACGCTGGTCGGCCGCCTGCTGTTCGAGACAGGCTCCGTACCAGAGCACGTCATCGAGCAGTACCGAGAAGAGGCCGAGGAGAAGGGCAAGGGTGGCTTCGAGTTCGCCTACGTGATGGACAACCTCGCCGAGGAGCGCGAGCGTGGTGTCACCATCGACATCGCCCACCAGGAGTTCGACACGGACGAGTACTACTTCACCATCGTCGACTGCCCGGGCCACCGTGACTTCGTCAAGAACATGATCACGGGTGCCTCGCAGGCCGACAACGCGGTCCTCGTCGTCGCCGCCGACGACGGTGTCGCACCGCAGACCCGCGAGCACGTCTTCCTCGCCCGCACGCTGGGCATCAACGAGCTCATCATCGCGGTCAACAAGATGGACGTCGTCGACTACAGCGAGGACACCTACGGAGAGGTCAAAGAGGAAGTCCAGAAGCTCCTCAAGCAGGTCCGCTTCAAGTCCGACGACGCGACGTTCGTCCCCATCTCGGCGTTCGAGGGCGACAACATCGCCGAGCGCACGGGCAACATGAGCTGGTACGACGGCCCGATCCTCCTCGAGGCCCTCAACGACCTGCCCAAGCCGGAGCCGCCGACGGACGCGCCGCTGCGACTCCCCATCCAGGACGTCTACACCATCTCGGGCATCGGTACCGTCCCCGTCGGCCGTATCGAGACGGGAACGCTCAACCCCGGTGACAACGTCTCCTTCCAGCCGTCGGACGTCGGCGGCGAAGTGAAGACGGTCGAGATGCACCACGAAGAGGTCCCGCAGGCCGGCCCCGGTGACAACGTCGGGTTCAACGTCCGTGGCGTCGGTAAGGACGACATCCGCCGCGGCGACGTCTGTGGCCCTGCCGACGACCCGCCGACGGTCGCCGAGACGTTCAAGGCGCAGATCGTCGTCATGCAGCACCCCTCGGTCATCACCGCCGGCTACACGCCGGTCTTCCACGCCCACACGGCGCAGGTCGCGTGTACCATCGAGGCCATCGACCAGAAGATCAACCCCAAGACGGGCGAGGTCGCAGAGGAGAACCCCGACTTCATCAAGTCGGGTGACGCCGCGGTCGTTACCGTGCGTCCCCAGAAGCCCCTCAGCATCGAGCCGTCCGGCGAGATTCCCGAGCTCGGCAGCTTCGCCATCCGCGACATGGGTCAGACCATCGCCGCCGGCAAGGTGCTCGAGGTCAACGAGCGATAA
- the rpsJ gene encoding 30S ribosomal protein S10 encodes MQQARVRLAGTSPEDLDSICGDVREIANKTGVNLSGPIPLPTKTLEVPTRKSPDGEGTATWEHWEMRVHKRLIDIDADERALRQLMRIQVPNDVSIEIVLED; translated from the coding sequence ATGCAGCAGGCACGCGTCCGACTCGCCGGTACGAGTCCCGAGGACCTCGACAGCATCTGTGGCGACGTCCGCGAAATCGCCAACAAGACGGGGGTCAACCTCAGCGGGCCCATCCCGCTGCCGACGAAGACGCTGGAAGTGCCGACCCGCAAATCCCCCGACGGGGAAGGGACCGCGACGTGGGAGCACTGGGAGATGCGTGTCCACAAGCGTCTCATCGACATCGACGCCGACGAACGCGCGCTGCGGCAGCTGATGCGCATCCAGGTCCCCAACGACGTCTCCATCGAGATCGTCCTCGAGGACTGA
- a CDS encoding YqjF family protein produces MVPLAMGWRHLLFANYPVPPETVAAHLPDALTVDTFDGDAWLSVVPFTNVDVRPKGLPASVGVDLPELNLRTYVTCGGEPGVYFFSLDAQGLLSVLGARLFHRLPYYYARVSLTSDGDGGVRFESRRLHPGDRPAHYTATYRPSGPAFESSEDPRAAFLTERYRFYTQGADGAVRYANVDHEPWTLYPATATEETNTLFAADGFAHPTSEPTYYYSRGVDVHASRSRRWDGAAERVGVEVQP; encoded by the coding sequence ATGGTTCCACTCGCGATGGGCTGGCGACATCTGCTCTTCGCCAACTATCCCGTTCCACCCGAAACCGTCGCCGCGCATCTGCCCGACGCCCTGACCGTCGACACCTTCGACGGCGACGCGTGGCTCTCCGTCGTTCCGTTCACCAACGTCGACGTTCGCCCGAAGGGGCTCCCCGCGTCGGTCGGTGTCGACCTCCCCGAACTCAACCTGCGGACGTACGTCACCTGCGGCGGCGAACCTGGCGTCTACTTCTTCAGCCTCGACGCACAGGGTCTCCTCTCGGTGCTCGGCGCGCGCCTCTTCCACCGCCTGCCGTACTACTACGCCCGCGTCTCGCTCACGAGTGACGGGGACGGCGGCGTCCGCTTCGAGAGCCGCCGCCTCCACCCCGGTGACAGGCCGGCGCACTACACGGCGACCTACCGGCCGAGCGGCCCGGCGTTCGAGTCGAGCGAAGACCCGAGAGCGGCGTTTCTCACCGAACGGTACCGCTTCTACACGCAGGGGGCGGACGGCGCGGTGCGCTACGCGAACGTCGACCACGAACCGTGGACGCTGTATCCGGCGACGGCCACCGAGGAGACGAACACGCTGTTCGCGGCCGACGGCTTCGCCCACCCCACGTCGGAGCCGACCTACTACTACAGTCGCGGCGTCGACGTCCACGCCTCGCGCAGCCGGCGGTGGGACGGGGCGGCAGAGCGGGTCGGCGTGGAGGTCCAGCCGTGA
- a CDS encoding DCC1-like thiol-disulfide oxidoreductase family protein encodes MTEDEAGARDDTVETETDARAARESVDLEAAVAEGPVLFFDGVCNLCNGAVQFVIEHDPEGRIRFASLQSDVGRAVLDSVGLPDDELETVVLVEGTRAYTKSAAAIRVCELLGGVYRAASVGWLLPRRLRDWLYTVVAERRYEWFGRKDQCMVPTPELRERFVE; translated from the coding sequence GTGACCGAGGACGAGGCCGGTGCGCGCGACGACACGGTCGAGACGGAGACCGACGCGCGTGCCGCCCGTGAGTCGGTCGACCTCGAAGCCGCCGTCGCCGAGGGGCCCGTGCTCTTCTTCGACGGCGTCTGTAACCTCTGCAACGGGGCCGTCCAGTTCGTCATCGAGCACGACCCCGAGGGACGGATTCGGTTCGCGTCGCTGCAGTCGGACGTCGGGCGTGCCGTACTCGACAGCGTCGGCCTCCCTGACGACGAGTTGGAGACGGTCGTCCTCGTGGAGGGCACGCGGGCCTACACGAAGTCGGCCGCGGCCATCCGGGTCTGTGAGTTGCTCGGCGGCGTCTACCGGGCGGCGAGCGTCGGGTGGCTCCTCCCGCGACGGCTCCGCGACTGGCTCTACACCGTCGTCGCCGAACGCCGCTACGAGTGGTTCGGGCGGAAGGACCAGTGTATGGTGCCGACCCCGGAGCTGCGTGAGCGGTTCGTCGAGTGA
- a CDS encoding UPF0146 family protein translates to MSRPTTAALADYLSRYARVVEVGVGRRTDVAAALVDRGTDVTATDLYARSVPDGVRFVRDDVVARAERGAGVDSLYAVDAVYALNLPPELHRPARDVAHAAGADFLFTTLGGDQPTVPVERVTLDAETLYVARHSDGR, encoded by the coding sequence GTGAGCCGTCCGACGACTGCCGCCCTCGCCGACTATCTCTCCCGATACGCCCGGGTCGTCGAGGTCGGCGTCGGGCGACGGACTGACGTCGCCGCAGCGCTCGTCGACCGGGGGACGGACGTGACCGCGACGGACCTCTACGCCCGGTCGGTCCCCGACGGCGTGCGGTTCGTCCGCGACGACGTCGTCGCCCGCGCGGAACGCGGCGCGGGCGTCGACTCGCTGTACGCCGTCGACGCCGTTTACGCGCTCAACCTCCCCCCCGAACTCCACCGTCCTGCGCGCGACGTCGCTCACGCCGCCGGTGCGGACTTCCTCTTCACGACGCTCGGGGGCGACCAGCCGACCGTCCCCGTCGAACGAGTGACGCTCGACGCGGAGACGCTGTACGTCGCCCGCCACTCCGACGGTCGCTGA
- a CDS encoding archaemetzincin family Zn-dependent metalloprotease, whose translation MLVDIVPIGDVPAQVKREASAALRSVYDCDVTVHEEQSLPDGAYDRSRNQYRAEEFIELASRTGSAEKNIGITTQDLYYRRRNYVFGLAYLNGNGSVISTARLQTSSDGGISTKPSSEVFADRVRKEVVHEIGHTLGLEHCDNSKCVMSFSPTVREVDVKEENLCGTCSRLIR comes from the coding sequence ATGCTCGTCGATATCGTACCGATCGGGGACGTCCCCGCGCAGGTCAAACGGGAGGCCTCCGCCGCGCTCCGGTCCGTCTACGACTGCGACGTGACCGTCCACGAGGAGCAGTCGCTCCCCGACGGTGCGTACGACCGCAGCCGAAACCAGTACCGGGCCGAGGAGTTCATCGAACTCGCCTCCCGAACCGGCTCCGCGGAGAAGAACATCGGCATCACGACCCAGGACCTCTACTACCGCCGGCGCAACTACGTCTTCGGACTCGCGTACCTCAACGGCAACGGCTCCGTCATCTCGACCGCACGTCTGCAGACCTCTTCCGACGGCGGCATCTCGACGAAGCCCTCCAGCGAGGTGTTCGCCGACCGCGTCCGCAAGGAGGTCGTCCACGAGATCGGCCACACGCTGGGATTAGAACACTGTGACAACTCCAAATGCGTGATGTCCTTTTCCCCGACGGTCCGCGAGGTCGACGTGAAAGAGGAGAACCTCTGCGGCACCTGCTCTCGCCTCATCCGCTGA
- a CDS encoding universal stress protein, translating to MTFLVAVDGSEASKHALAHATDLAERLGESLLVVQAVEPAVVDVGGDEPDGFDDTAGRLVAKAVEDAEADAERVLEAARDHAANAGVEVETELLYGSPLQVIPDVTERADVEGLFVGHRGLSGRYEGLVGSVAKGLVERSHVPVTVVR from the coding sequence ATGACATTTCTAGTGGCGGTCGACGGGTCGGAGGCGAGCAAGCACGCCCTCGCGCACGCGACAGACCTCGCCGAACGGCTCGGTGAGAGTCTGCTCGTCGTCCAGGCGGTCGAACCGGCGGTCGTCGACGTCGGCGGAGACGAACCCGACGGGTTCGACGACACCGCTGGTCGACTCGTCGCGAAGGCGGTCGAAGACGCCGAGGCGGACGCCGAGCGGGTCCTCGAAGCGGCGAGAGACCACGCGGCGAACGCGGGCGTGGAGGTCGAGACCGAACTGCTGTACGGGTCGCCGCTGCAGGTCATCCCGGACGTGACCGAGCGCGCGGACGTCGAGGGCCTCTTCGTCGGCCACCGCGGCCTCTCGGGGCGGTACGAGGGGCTCGTCGGGAGCGTCGCGAAGGGGCTCGTCGAGCGCTCGCACGTCCCCGTGACGGTCGTCCGGTAA
- the rtcA gene encoding RNA 3'-terminal phosphate cyclase, translating to MTTSLDLDGSEGGGQLFRTALTLSCLGDQPFEMVGIRGDRPNPGLRPQHLACVDAAAALTDATVDGAEVGSEQLRFAPTHEPRGDVTVDVGTAGSVALVFDTVLPLGAGIDSSLSLTATGGTDVKWAPTFAFLHAVKLPLLARFGLAADLTLERRGFYPTGGGRATLRVAPSTLRPFTLDTRGALVASVHAVAARDLADAEVCERALERVRERLSVPFVETTATYAETDCPGFALCLAVAGETRAGFDALGEKGLPAEDVADDVVDAFEAWCDGPGVVDAHLADQLVVPLALAGGVVTAPRVTTHLETNRSLVDTFGYDLRLRTGDAGVVIQG from the coding sequence GTGACCACCTCGCTCGACCTCGACGGCTCCGAGGGCGGCGGCCAACTCTTCCGGACGGCGCTGACGCTCTCGTGTCTCGGTGACCAGCCGTTCGAGATGGTCGGTATCCGCGGTGACCGGCCGAACCCGGGGCTGCGACCGCAACACCTCGCCTGTGTCGACGCGGCCGCAGCGCTCACCGACGCGACGGTCGATGGGGCCGAGGTGGGCTCCGAGCAGTTGCGCTTCGCGCCGACACACGAGCCCCGAGGGGACGTCACCGTCGACGTCGGCACGGCCGGGAGCGTCGCGCTCGTCTTCGACACCGTTCTCCCGCTCGGTGCGGGCATCGACAGTTCCCTCTCGCTCACCGCTACCGGCGGGACCGACGTGAAGTGGGCACCGACGTTCGCGTTCCTGCACGCGGTCAAACTGCCGCTCCTCGCCCGTTTCGGGCTCGCCGCAGACCTCACGCTCGAGCGCCGCGGCTTCTATCCGACGGGTGGTGGGCGGGCGACACTACGCGTCGCACCCTCGACGCTCCGCCCGTTCACCCTCGACACCCGGGGTGCCCTCGTCGCGAGCGTCCACGCCGTCGCCGCGCGTGACCTCGCCGACGCTGAGGTCTGCGAACGCGCGCTCGAACGAGTCCGCGAGCGGCTCTCGGTCCCGTTCGTCGAGACCACGGCGACGTACGCCGAGACCGACTGCCCCGGCTTCGCACTGTGTCTCGCCGTCGCCGGCGAGACGCGAGCGGGGTTCGACGCGCTCGGGGAGAAGGGATTGCCTGCCGAGGACGTCGCCGACGACGTCGTCGACGCGTTCGAGGCGTGGTGCGACGGGCCGGGCGTCGTCGACGCACATCTCGCGGACCAACTCGTCGTCCCGCTGGCGCTCGCCGGCGGCGTCGTCACGGCGCCCCGAGTCACGACACATCTCGAAACGAACCGCTCGCTGGTCGATACCTTCGGCTACGACCTCCGACTCCGGACGGGCGACGCGGGCGTCGTGATTCAGGGGTAG